One region of Agrobacterium tumefaciens genomic DNA includes:
- a CDS encoding ABC transporter ATP-binding protein, which translates to MSFLTLSNIKKSFGSVQVVHDFNMAIEKGEFVSFLGPSGCGKTTVLRMIAGFEIPTGGSIVINGKDQTTLRPNQRNIGMVFQAYALFPNMNVYENVAFGLKVAGKPKAEIDARVKEMLQLIHLEHLADRYPYQMSGGQQQRVALARALAPKPEVLLLDEPLSALDAKIRVSLREEIRQIQRKLGITTIFVTHDQEEALSISDRIVVMNSGRADQIGSPFDIYNKPATRFVASFVGTLNLIDATVVDSSTSTIRVGEQNVTLHKPVDVANGEKITLALRPEAGALGADAKGDVAISGIVTSSQFLGSVIRTRLDLGGSTLSFDMFNDPGTAPPALGEQVTLKFAAGDLMVIKD; encoded by the coding sequence ATGAGCTTTTTGACACTTAGCAATATCAAGAAATCCTTCGGCTCCGTACAGGTCGTCCATGATTTCAACATGGCCATCGAAAAGGGCGAGTTCGTCTCCTTTCTAGGCCCGTCGGGCTGCGGCAAGACCACTGTGCTGCGCATGATCGCCGGTTTCGAAATCCCGACCGGCGGATCGATCGTCATCAACGGCAAGGACCAGACGACGCTCAGGCCCAACCAGCGCAATATCGGCATGGTGTTTCAGGCCTATGCGCTGTTCCCCAACATGAATGTCTACGAAAATGTCGCCTTCGGGCTCAAAGTCGCCGGCAAGCCGAAAGCCGAGATCGATGCACGCGTGAAGGAAATGCTTCAGCTCATCCATCTGGAGCATCTGGCGGATCGTTACCCCTACCAGATGTCAGGCGGCCAGCAGCAGCGCGTGGCGCTTGCCCGCGCATTGGCCCCGAAGCCGGAAGTGCTTCTGCTGGACGAGCCGCTTTCCGCGCTCGATGCCAAGATCCGCGTATCGCTGCGCGAAGAAATCCGCCAGATCCAGAGAAAGCTCGGCATCACCACAATTTTCGTGACCCACGATCAGGAAGAGGCCCTGTCGATCTCCGACCGTATCGTTGTCATGAATTCCGGCCGCGCCGACCAGATCGGTTCGCCCTTCGATATCTACAACAAGCCCGCGACCCGGTTTGTCGCCTCCTTCGTCGGCACGCTGAACCTGATCGACGCAACCGTCGTCGATTCCTCTACCAGCACAATTCGTGTCGGAGAGCAGAACGTGACGCTCCACAAGCCGGTCGATGTTGCAAACGGTGAAAAAATCACCCTGGCCTTGCGCCCGGAAGCAGGAGCTCTCGGCGCTGACGCGAAGGGAGACGTCGCTATTTCCGGTATCGTCACCTCAAGCCAGTTCCTGGGTTCGGTCATCCGAACCCGTCTTGATCTCGGCGGCTCGACCTTGTCTTTCGACATGTTCAACGATCCCGGCACCGCACCGCCCGCCCTTGGCGAACAAGTAACGCTTAAATTCGCGGCTGGTGATCTTATGGTGATCAAAGATTAA
- a CDS encoding zinc-dependent alcohol dehydrogenase family protein, translating to MRALFYELFGETPIVASLPDPEPTDGGVVIEVKATGLCRSDWHGWMGHDTDIRLPHVPGHEFAGVIAAVGKNVTRFKTGDRVTVPFVSGCGRCHECRSGNQQVCETQFQPGFTHWGSFAEYVAIDYADQNLVHLPDTMSYATAAGLGCRFATSFRAVTDQGRLKGGEWLAVHGCGGVGLSAIMIGAGLGAQVVAIDIAEDKLELARQLGATATINSRSVADVTEAVREVTGGGAHVSIDALGHPQTCCNSINNLRRRGRHVQVGLMLADHAMPAIPMARVIAHELEIYGSHGMQAWRYEDMLAMIESGKLAPEKLIGRHITLSDAITALPAMDRFQESGISIIDRFE from the coding sequence ATGCGCGCGCTTTTTTACGAACTGTTCGGCGAGACCCCGATTGTGGCATCCCTGCCTGATCCGGAACCGACCGATGGCGGCGTGGTCATCGAAGTGAAGGCGACGGGCCTCTGCCGCAGCGACTGGCATGGCTGGATGGGCCACGATACGGATATTCGACTGCCGCATGTCCCCGGCCACGAATTCGCCGGCGTTATCGCTGCCGTCGGAAAGAACGTTACCAGGTTCAAGACAGGCGACCGTGTCACCGTTCCCTTCGTTTCCGGCTGCGGCCGTTGCCATGAATGCCGCTCCGGCAATCAACAGGTATGCGAGACGCAGTTCCAGCCCGGCTTCACCCATTGGGGTTCTTTCGCCGAATATGTCGCCATCGATTACGCGGACCAGAACCTTGTTCATCTGCCTGATACGATGAGCTACGCCACTGCCGCCGGTCTCGGCTGCCGTTTCGCCACGTCCTTCCGGGCTGTGACGGACCAGGGTCGCCTGAAAGGCGGCGAGTGGCTGGCGGTACATGGCTGCGGCGGCGTCGGCCTCTCCGCCATCATGATTGGCGCAGGCCTCGGCGCTCAGGTCGTCGCCATCGACATTGCGGAAGACAAGCTCGAACTTGCCCGCCAACTCGGCGCAACCGCCACCATCAACAGTCGCTCGGTTGCCGACGTCACGGAGGCGGTGCGCGAAGTGACCGGCGGCGGCGCGCATGTCTCTATCGACGCGCTTGGCCACCCGCAGACCTGCTGCAATTCCATCAACAACCTGCGCCGGCGCGGGCGCCACGTTCAGGTAGGGCTGATGCTGGCCGATCACGCCATGCCAGCCATCCCCATGGCCCGGGTGATTGCCCACGAGCTGGAGATTTACGGTAGCCACGGCATGCAGGCATGGCGCTACGAAGACATGCTGGCGATGATCGAGAGCGGCAAGCTGGCGCCCGAAAAACTGATCGGCCGCCACATCACCCTTTCCGATGCCATCACCGCCCTCCCGGCCATGGACCGTTTCCAGGAAAGTGGCATCAGCATCATCGACCGGTTCGAATAA